From the genome of Gorilla gorilla gorilla isolate KB3781 chromosome 4, NHGRI_mGorGor1-v2.1_pri, whole genome shotgun sequence, one region includes:
- the RAD51D gene encoding DNA repair protein RAD51 homolog 4 isoform X1: MVIAALPFSEDFKMPDTCVLPHCPGKENKDVVDLVSADLEEVAQKCGLSYKALVALRRVLLAQFSAFPVNGADLYEELKTSTAILSTGIGSLDKLLDAGLYTGEVTEIVGGPGSGKTQVCLCMAANVAHGLQQNVLYVDSNGGLTASRLLQLLQAKTQDEEEQAEALRRIQVVHAFDIFQMLDVLQELRGTVAQQVTGSSGTVKVVVVDSVTAVVSPVLGGQQREGLALMMQLARELKTLARDIGMAVVVTNHITRDRDSGRLKPALGRSWSFVPSTRILLDTIEGAGGSGGRRMACLAKSSRQPTGFQEMVDIGTWGTSEQSATLQGDQT; the protein is encoded by the exons ATGGTGATAGCAGCCCTGCCCTTCTCTGAAGATTTCAAAATGCCTGACACCTGTGTCCTTCCGCACTGCCCTGGGAAGGAGAATAAGGATG TGGTGGACCTGGTTTCTGCAGACCTGGAGGAGGTAGCTCAGAAATGTGGCTTGTCTTACAAG GCCCTGGTTGCCCTGAGGCGGGTGCTGCTGGCTCAGTTCTCAGCTTTCCCCGTGAATGGCGCTGATCTCTACGAGGAACTGAAGACCTCCACTGCCATCCTGTCCACCGGCATTGGCAG TCTTGATAAACTGCTTGATGCTGGTCTCTATACTGGAGAAGTGACTGAAATTGTAGGAGGCCCAGGTAGCGGCAAAACTCAG gtATGTCTCTGTATGGCAGCAAATGTGGCCCATGGCCTGCAGCAAAACGTCCTATATGTAGATTCCAATGGAGGGCTGACAGCTTCCCGCCTCCTCCAGCTGCTTCAGGCTAAAACCCAGGATGAGGAGGAACAG GCAGAAGCTCTCCGGAGGATCCAGGTGGTGCATGCGTTTGACATCTTCCAGATGCTGGATGTGCTGCAGGAGCTCCGAGGCACTGTGGCCCAGCAG GTGACTGGTTCTTCAGGAACTGTGAAGGTGGTGGTTGTGGACTCGGTCACTGCGGTGGTTTCCCCAGTTCTGGGAGGTCAGCAGAGGGAAG GCTTGGCCTTGATGATGCAGCTGGCCCGAGAGCTGAAGACCCTGGCCCGGGACATTGGCATGGCAGTGGTG GTGACCAACCACATAACTCGAGACAGGGACAGCGGGAGGCTCAAACCTGCCCTCGGACGCTCCTGGAGCTTTGTGCCCAGCACTCGGATTCTCCTGGACACCATCGAGGGAGCAGGAGGATCAGGCGGCCGGCGCATGGCGTGTCTGGCCAAATCTTCCCGACAG CCAACAGGTTTCCAGGAGATGGTAGACATTGGGACCTGGGGGACCTCAGAGCAGAGTGCCACATTACAGGGTGATCAGACATGA
- the RAD51D gene encoding DNA repair protein RAD51 homolog 4 isoform X3, whose product MVIAALPFSEDFKMPDTCVLPHCPGKENKDVVDLVSADLEEVAQKCGLSYKALVALRRVLLAQFSAFPVNGADLYEELKTSTAILSTGIGSLDKLLDAGLYTGEVTEIVGGPGSGKTQAEALRRIQVVHAFDIFQMLDVLQELRGTVAQQVTGSSGTVKVVVVDSVTAVVSPVLGGQQREGLALMMQLARELKTLARDIGMAVVVTNHITRDRDSGRLKPALGRSWSFVPSTRILLDTIEGAGGSGGRRMACLAKSSRQPTGFQEMVDIGTWGTSEQSATLQGDQT is encoded by the exons ATGGTGATAGCAGCCCTGCCCTTCTCTGAAGATTTCAAAATGCCTGACACCTGTGTCCTTCCGCACTGCCCTGGGAAGGAGAATAAGGATG TGGTGGACCTGGTTTCTGCAGACCTGGAGGAGGTAGCTCAGAAATGTGGCTTGTCTTACAAG GCCCTGGTTGCCCTGAGGCGGGTGCTGCTGGCTCAGTTCTCAGCTTTCCCCGTGAATGGCGCTGATCTCTACGAGGAACTGAAGACCTCCACTGCCATCCTGTCCACCGGCATTGGCAG TCTTGATAAACTGCTTGATGCTGGTCTCTATACTGGAGAAGTGACTGAAATTGTAGGAGGCCCAGGTAGCGGCAAAACTCAG GCAGAAGCTCTCCGGAGGATCCAGGTGGTGCATGCGTTTGACATCTTCCAGATGCTGGATGTGCTGCAGGAGCTCCGAGGCACTGTGGCCCAGCAG GTGACTGGTTCTTCAGGAACTGTGAAGGTGGTGGTTGTGGACTCGGTCACTGCGGTGGTTTCCCCAGTTCTGGGAGGTCAGCAGAGGGAAG GCTTGGCCTTGATGATGCAGCTGGCCCGAGAGCTGAAGACCCTGGCCCGGGACATTGGCATGGCAGTGGTG GTGACCAACCACATAACTCGAGACAGGGACAGCGGGAGGCTCAAACCTGCCCTCGGACGCTCCTGGAGCTTTGTGCCCAGCACTCGGATTCTCCTGGACACCATCGAGGGAGCAGGAGGATCAGGCGGCCGGCGCATGGCGTGTCTGGCCAAATCTTCCCGACAG CCAACAGGTTTCCAGGAGATGGTAGACATTGGGACCTGGGGGACCTCAGAGCAGAGTGCCACATTACAGGGTGATCAGACATGA
- the RAD51D gene encoding DNA repair protein RAD51 homolog 4 isoform X7, with protein MGVLRVGLCPGLTQEMIQLLRSHRIKTVVDLVSADLEEVAQKCGLSYKAEALRRIQVVHAFDIFQMLDVLQELRGTVAQQVTGSSGTVKVVVVDSVTAVVSPVLGGQQREGLALMMQLARELKTLARDIGMAVVVTNHITRDRDSGRLKPALGRSWSFVPSTRILLDTIEGAGGSGGRRMACLAKSSRQPTGFQEMVDIGTWGTSEQSATLQGDQT; from the exons ATGGGCGTGCTCAGGGTCGGACTGTGCCCTGGCCTTACCCAGGAGATGATCCAGCTTCTCAGGAGCCACAGGATCAAGACAG TGGTGGACCTGGTTTCTGCAGACCTGGAGGAGGTAGCTCAGAAATGTGGCTTGTCTTACAAG GCAGAAGCTCTCCGGAGGATCCAGGTGGTGCATGCGTTTGACATCTTCCAGATGCTGGATGTGCTGCAGGAGCTCCGAGGCACTGTGGCCCAGCAG GTGACTGGTTCTTCAGGAACTGTGAAGGTGGTGGTTGTGGACTCGGTCACTGCGGTGGTTTCCCCAGTTCTGGGAGGTCAGCAGAGGGAAG GCTTGGCCTTGATGATGCAGCTGGCCCGAGAGCTGAAGACCCTGGCCCGGGACATTGGCATGGCAGTGGTG GTGACCAACCACATAACTCGAGACAGGGACAGCGGGAGGCTCAAACCTGCCCTCGGACGCTCCTGGAGCTTTGTGCCCAGCACTCGGATTCTCCTGGACACCATCGAGGGAGCAGGAGGATCAGGCGGCCGGCGCATGGCGTGTCTGGCCAAATCTTCCCGACAG CCAACAGGTTTCCAGGAGATGGTAGACATTGGGACCTGGGGGACCTCAGAGCAGAGTGCCACATTACAGGGTGATCAGACATGA
- the RAD51D gene encoding DNA repair protein RAD51 homolog 4 isoform X6, translating into MGVLRVGLCPGLTQEMIQLLRSHRIKTVVDLVSADLEEVAQKCGLSYKALVALRRVLLAQFSAFPVNGADLYEELKTSTAILSTGIGSLDKLLDAGLYTGEVTEIVGGPGSGKTQVCLCMAANVAHGLQQNVLYVDSNGGLTASRLLQLLQAKTQDEEEQAEALRRIQVVHAFDIFQMLDVLQELRGTVAQQVTNHITRDRDSGRLKPALGRSWSFVPSTRILLDTIEGAGGSGGRRMACLAKSSRQPTGFQEMVDIGTWGTSEQSATLQGDQT; encoded by the exons ATGGGCGTGCTCAGGGTCGGACTGTGCCCTGGCCTTACCCAGGAGATGATCCAGCTTCTCAGGAGCCACAGGATCAAGACAG TGGTGGACCTGGTTTCTGCAGACCTGGAGGAGGTAGCTCAGAAATGTGGCTTGTCTTACAAG GCCCTGGTTGCCCTGAGGCGGGTGCTGCTGGCTCAGTTCTCAGCTTTCCCCGTGAATGGCGCTGATCTCTACGAGGAACTGAAGACCTCCACTGCCATCCTGTCCACCGGCATTGGCAG TCTTGATAAACTGCTTGATGCTGGTCTCTATACTGGAGAAGTGACTGAAATTGTAGGAGGCCCAGGTAGCGGCAAAACTCAG gtATGTCTCTGTATGGCAGCAAATGTGGCCCATGGCCTGCAGCAAAACGTCCTATATGTAGATTCCAATGGAGGGCTGACAGCTTCCCGCCTCCTCCAGCTGCTTCAGGCTAAAACCCAGGATGAGGAGGAACAG GCAGAAGCTCTCCGGAGGATCCAGGTGGTGCATGCGTTTGACATCTTCCAGATGCTGGATGTGCTGCAGGAGCTCCGAGGCACTGTGGCCCAGCAG GTGACCAACCACATAACTCGAGACAGGGACAGCGGGAGGCTCAAACCTGCCCTCGGACGCTCCTGGAGCTTTGTGCCCAGCACTCGGATTCTCCTGGACACCATCGAGGGAGCAGGAGGATCAGGCGGCCGGCGCATGGCGTGTCTGGCCAAATCTTCCCGACAG CCAACAGGTTTCCAGGAGATGGTAGACATTGGGACCTGGGGGACCTCAGAGCAGAGTGCCACATTACAGGGTGATCAGACATGA
- the RAD51D gene encoding DNA repair protein RAD51 homolog 4 isoform X2 has translation MGVLRVGLCPGLTQEMIQLLRSHRIKTVVDLVSADLEEVAQKCGLSYKALVALRRVLLAQFSAFPVNGADLYEELKTSTAILSTGIGSLDKLLDAGLYTGEVTEIVGGPGSGKTQVCLCMAANVAHGLQQNVLYVDSNGGLTASRLLQLLQAKTQDEEEQAEALRRIQVVHAFDIFQMLDVLQELRGTVAQQVTGSSGTVKVVVVDSVTAVVSPVLGGQQREGLALMMQLARELKTLARDIGMAVVVTNHITRDRDSGRLKPALGRSWSFVPSTRILLDTIEGAGGSGGRRMACLAKSSRQPTGFQEMVDIGTWGTSEQSATLQGDQT, from the exons ATGGGCGTGCTCAGGGTCGGACTGTGCCCTGGCCTTACCCAGGAGATGATCCAGCTTCTCAGGAGCCACAGGATCAAGACAG TGGTGGACCTGGTTTCTGCAGACCTGGAGGAGGTAGCTCAGAAATGTGGCTTGTCTTACAAG GCCCTGGTTGCCCTGAGGCGGGTGCTGCTGGCTCAGTTCTCAGCTTTCCCCGTGAATGGCGCTGATCTCTACGAGGAACTGAAGACCTCCACTGCCATCCTGTCCACCGGCATTGGCAG TCTTGATAAACTGCTTGATGCTGGTCTCTATACTGGAGAAGTGACTGAAATTGTAGGAGGCCCAGGTAGCGGCAAAACTCAG gtATGTCTCTGTATGGCAGCAAATGTGGCCCATGGCCTGCAGCAAAACGTCCTATATGTAGATTCCAATGGAGGGCTGACAGCTTCCCGCCTCCTCCAGCTGCTTCAGGCTAAAACCCAGGATGAGGAGGAACAG GCAGAAGCTCTCCGGAGGATCCAGGTGGTGCATGCGTTTGACATCTTCCAGATGCTGGATGTGCTGCAGGAGCTCCGAGGCACTGTGGCCCAGCAG GTGACTGGTTCTTCAGGAACTGTGAAGGTGGTGGTTGTGGACTCGGTCACTGCGGTGGTTTCCCCAGTTCTGGGAGGTCAGCAGAGGGAAG GCTTGGCCTTGATGATGCAGCTGGCCCGAGAGCTGAAGACCCTGGCCCGGGACATTGGCATGGCAGTGGTG GTGACCAACCACATAACTCGAGACAGGGACAGCGGGAGGCTCAAACCTGCCCTCGGACGCTCCTGGAGCTTTGTGCCCAGCACTCGGATTCTCCTGGACACCATCGAGGGAGCAGGAGGATCAGGCGGCCGGCGCATGGCGTGTCTGGCCAAATCTTCCCGACAG CCAACAGGTTTCCAGGAGATGGTAGACATTGGGACCTGGGGGACCTCAGAGCAGAGTGCCACATTACAGGGTGATCAGACATGA
- the RAD51D gene encoding DNA repair protein RAD51 homolog 4 isoform X5: protein MVIAALPFSEDFKMPDTCVLPHCPGKENKDVVDLVSADLEEVAQKCGLSYKALVALRRVLLAQFSAFPVNGADLYEELKTSTAILSTGIGSLDKLLDAGLYTGEVTEIVGGPGSGKTQVCLCMAANVAHGLQQNVLYVDSNGGLTASRLLQLLQAKTQDEEEQAEALRRIQVVHAFDIFQMLDVLQELRGTVAQQVTNHITRDRDSGRLKPALGRSWSFVPSTRILLDTIEGAGGSGGRRMACLAKSSRQPTGFQEMVDIGTWGTSEQSATLQGDQT, encoded by the exons ATGGTGATAGCAGCCCTGCCCTTCTCTGAAGATTTCAAAATGCCTGACACCTGTGTCCTTCCGCACTGCCCTGGGAAGGAGAATAAGGATG TGGTGGACCTGGTTTCTGCAGACCTGGAGGAGGTAGCTCAGAAATGTGGCTTGTCTTACAAG GCCCTGGTTGCCCTGAGGCGGGTGCTGCTGGCTCAGTTCTCAGCTTTCCCCGTGAATGGCGCTGATCTCTACGAGGAACTGAAGACCTCCACTGCCATCCTGTCCACCGGCATTGGCAG TCTTGATAAACTGCTTGATGCTGGTCTCTATACTGGAGAAGTGACTGAAATTGTAGGAGGCCCAGGTAGCGGCAAAACTCAG gtATGTCTCTGTATGGCAGCAAATGTGGCCCATGGCCTGCAGCAAAACGTCCTATATGTAGATTCCAATGGAGGGCTGACAGCTTCCCGCCTCCTCCAGCTGCTTCAGGCTAAAACCCAGGATGAGGAGGAACAG GCAGAAGCTCTCCGGAGGATCCAGGTGGTGCATGCGTTTGACATCTTCCAGATGCTGGATGTGCTGCAGGAGCTCCGAGGCACTGTGGCCCAGCAG GTGACCAACCACATAACTCGAGACAGGGACAGCGGGAGGCTCAAACCTGCCCTCGGACGCTCCTGGAGCTTTGTGCCCAGCACTCGGATTCTCCTGGACACCATCGAGGGAGCAGGAGGATCAGGCGGCCGGCGCATGGCGTGTCTGGCCAAATCTTCCCGACAG CCAACAGGTTTCCAGGAGATGGTAGACATTGGGACCTGGGGGACCTCAGAGCAGAGTGCCACATTACAGGGTGATCAGACATGA
- the RAD51D gene encoding DNA repair protein RAD51 homolog 4 isoform X4, with protein sequence MGVLRVGLCPGLTQEMIQLLRSHRIKTVVDLVSADLEEVAQKCGLSYKALVALRRVLLAQFSAFPVNGADLYEELKTSTAILSTGIGSLDKLLDAGLYTGEVTEIVGGPGSGKTQAEALRRIQVVHAFDIFQMLDVLQELRGTVAQQVTGSSGTVKVVVVDSVTAVVSPVLGGQQREGLALMMQLARELKTLARDIGMAVVVTNHITRDRDSGRLKPALGRSWSFVPSTRILLDTIEGAGGSGGRRMACLAKSSRQPTGFQEMVDIGTWGTSEQSATLQGDQT encoded by the exons ATGGGCGTGCTCAGGGTCGGACTGTGCCCTGGCCTTACCCAGGAGATGATCCAGCTTCTCAGGAGCCACAGGATCAAGACAG TGGTGGACCTGGTTTCTGCAGACCTGGAGGAGGTAGCTCAGAAATGTGGCTTGTCTTACAAG GCCCTGGTTGCCCTGAGGCGGGTGCTGCTGGCTCAGTTCTCAGCTTTCCCCGTGAATGGCGCTGATCTCTACGAGGAACTGAAGACCTCCACTGCCATCCTGTCCACCGGCATTGGCAG TCTTGATAAACTGCTTGATGCTGGTCTCTATACTGGAGAAGTGACTGAAATTGTAGGAGGCCCAGGTAGCGGCAAAACTCAG GCAGAAGCTCTCCGGAGGATCCAGGTGGTGCATGCGTTTGACATCTTCCAGATGCTGGATGTGCTGCAGGAGCTCCGAGGCACTGTGGCCCAGCAG GTGACTGGTTCTTCAGGAACTGTGAAGGTGGTGGTTGTGGACTCGGTCACTGCGGTGGTTTCCCCAGTTCTGGGAGGTCAGCAGAGGGAAG GCTTGGCCTTGATGATGCAGCTGGCCCGAGAGCTGAAGACCCTGGCCCGGGACATTGGCATGGCAGTGGTG GTGACCAACCACATAACTCGAGACAGGGACAGCGGGAGGCTCAAACCTGCCCTCGGACGCTCCTGGAGCTTTGTGCCCAGCACTCGGATTCTCCTGGACACCATCGAGGGAGCAGGAGGATCAGGCGGCCGGCGCATGGCGTGTCTGGCCAAATCTTCCCGACAG CCAACAGGTTTCCAGGAGATGGTAGACATTGGGACCTGGGGGACCTCAGAGCAGAGTGCCACATTACAGGGTGATCAGACATGA